Proteins encoded within one genomic window of Deltaproteobacteria bacterium:
- a CDS encoding SIMPL domain-containing protein: MKRLFYVVFVLMLVLSVPAIGMAGQDDGRRTVMVQDFAEGELDAEYATVSLDVTHVSEKSASESYEATVTTMKKLYASLKKTGMKEDDIKKSLIVQRMRRDYRNEDGKFVPGYFSTVLLEITLKDIGMLGSVYAALSGFDSVTIGRTAFKRHDEAGQKEKLLKKALLSARARAEVMAKTLDAAVGEALQISATDMSEQYQGPAFGMVSYKGAPSDDVGGDYGRRRLKIMVNVSFELK, from the coding sequence ATGAAAAGACTTTTTTATGTTGTTTTCGTACTGATGTTGGTTTTGAGTGTTCCTGCCATCGGGATGGCAGGGCAAGACGACGGGCGGCGTACCGTCATGGTCCAGGACTTTGCCGAGGGCGAGCTTGATGCCGAGTACGCTACCGTATCGCTCGATGTAACGCATGTAAGCGAGAAAAGCGCATCCGAGAGCTACGAGGCTACCGTGACAACAATGAAAAAGCTCTATGCCTCGCTTAAAAAGACGGGCATGAAGGAAGACGATATCAAGAAGTCACTGATAGTACAACGCATGAGGCGCGATTACAGGAACGAGGATGGAAAGTTCGTGCCCGGATACTTTTCTACCGTGCTTCTTGAAATTACGTTAAAGGATATCGGTATGCTCGGCAGCGTGTATGCCGCGTTGTCAGGCTTTGATAGCGTTACAATTGGCCGTACCGCATTCAAGCGCCACGACGAGGCCGGGCAGAAGGAAAAGCTCCTTAAAAAGGCCCTTCTTTCGGCAAGGGCCAGGGCAGAGGTCATGGCAAAGACGCTCGACGCCGCGGTAGGAGAGGCTTTGCAAATCAGCGCTACCGACATGTCGGAGCAATACCAAGGCCCTGCGTTTGGCATGGTGTCTTATAAGGGCGCGCCCAGTGACGACGTCGGAGGCGATTACGGCAGGCGCAGGCTTAAGATAATGGTCAATGTTTCGTTCGAACTTAAGTAA
- a CDS encoding alanine--glyoxylate aminotransferase family protein, whose product MKKHFLMAPGPTPVPERALLAMAQPMMHHRTPQFSAIFAETCELLKYVFQTKQDVLILAASGTGAMEGSVTNLFNAGDEVLTINAGKFGERWTKIAQAYGLKVTEIKVEWGNAVDPKAVKEALDKNANIKGVFCQASETSTTVQHPVKEIAALTKDKNCLLIVDGITAVGVMSLPMDEWGIDVLVSGSQKAFMLPPGLAFVALSEKAWKFNETSKCPRFYFDFKKERKNMADKTTAYTPGVSLIIGLREALLMIKEEGLENTFARHERLGRAAREAMKALGLKLLAPDAPSFATTGVYVPEGVDGGKLVKYMRDTLGVTMAGGQDHLKGKIFRIAHLGYIDTFDMIIAVSAIEMALSKHGHKVEFGKGVAAAQKILLEGYK is encoded by the coding sequence ATGAAAAAGCATTTCCTGATGGCGCCGGGGCCCACCCCTGTACCCGAAAGAGCGCTCCTCGCCATGGCTCAACCCATGATGCACCACAGAACCCCGCAGTTCTCGGCAATATTCGCGGAAACGTGCGAGCTCTTAAAATATGTGTTCCAGACCAAGCAGGACGTGCTCATACTCGCGGCCTCGGGAACAGGCGCCATGGAGGGCTCGGTCACGAACCTCTTCAACGCCGGAGACGAAGTGCTTACGATAAACGCCGGAAAGTTCGGCGAAAGGTGGACAAAGATCGCCCAGGCATACGGGCTTAAGGTAACAGAAATAAAGGTAGAGTGGGGCAATGCCGTAGACCCGAAGGCAGTAAAGGAAGCTCTCGATAAGAACGCCAATATAAAAGGCGTATTCTGCCAGGCAAGCGAGACCTCAACTACCGTGCAGCATCCGGTAAAGGAAATCGCAGCGCTTACGAAGGATAAGAACTGTCTTCTTATCGTAGACGGCATTACTGCAGTCGGCGTCATGTCGCTCCCCATGGACGAGTGGGGCATAGACGTGCTCGTATCCGGAAGCCAGAAGGCGTTCATGCTGCCGCCGGGCCTTGCCTTCGTAGCACTTAGCGAAAAGGCATGGAAGTTCAATGAGACATCGAAGTGTCCGCGCTTCTACTTCGACTTTAAGAAGGAAAGAAAGAACATGGCGGACAAGACGACCGCCTACACCCCTGGCGTATCGCTAATCATCGGCCTCAGGGAAGCCCTTCTCATGATAAAGGAAGAGGGCCTTGAGAACACGTTTGCAAGGCACGAAAGGCTCGGACGCGCCGCAAGAGAGGCGATGAAGGCCCTTGGGCTTAAGCTCCTTGCCCCTGACGCCCCAAGCTTCGCAACAACGGGCGTGTACGTACCAGAGGGCGTTGACGGCGGAAAGCTTGTTAAGTACATGCGCGATACCCTTGGCGTCACGATGGCAGGCGGCCAGGACCACTTAAAGGGCAAGATATTCAGGATCGCGCACCTTGGCTACATCGACACATTCGACATGATAATCGCCGTATCGGCAATCGAGATGGCGCTAAGTAAGCACGGCCACAAGGTCGAATTCGGCAAGGGTGTTGCCGCGGCACAGAAGATACTTCTCGAAGGCTACAAATAA
- the serA gene encoding phosphoglycerate dehydrogenase has protein sequence MKVLISDSLSEAAVEIFKKAKGIECVVDTKITPEDLKKTINQYHGLAVRSRTKVTAEILEAATNLKVVGRAGTGVDNIDVPAATKKGVVVMNTPGGNTVTTAEHAIAMMVSLARHIPQATASMKRGQWEKKKYEGTELTGKTLGILGVGNIGSVVANRAQGLKMNVIAYDPFISTEAAEKMGITLVSLIELYEKSDFLSIHVPLLKETKNIVNKEAFDKMKKGVKLINCARGGIVNEQDLLEAIKNKKVAAAALDVFEQEPPPKDHPLLALEEVIMSPHLGASTFEAQENVAIAVAEQMVDYLTTGTVRNAVNVPSVSGDVLAAIGPYITLGEKLGSLQGQLLSGGIEEVSIEYAGEVVGHNTAPITTAVLKGLLSCVMEDVGVNLVNASSLAKDRNIKVSETKSSRAIDFASSVTITVKASGKEQLVEGALFGKSEPRLVKLDKFFLDAVPEGNLLILHNEDKPGVIGNVGTLLGENKVNVARLHLGRAKAGGEAVSVWSIDGPLSKDVSDKLKKLPHMISAKAVKL, from the coding sequence ATGAAGGTACTTATAAGCGACAGCCTCTCGGAAGCGGCTGTAGAGATATTCAAGAAGGCAAAGGGCATCGAGTGCGTCGTAGATACGAAGATCACGCCCGAAGACCTTAAAAAGACCATAAACCAGTACCACGGCCTGGCAGTAAGGAGCAGGACCAAGGTAACGGCGGAAATCCTCGAAGCGGCGACGAACCTAAAGGTCGTAGGCCGCGCCGGCACGGGTGTCGACAACATAGACGTCCCGGCTGCCACGAAAAAAGGTGTGGTCGTAATGAACACGCCCGGCGGCAACACCGTAACCACGGCAGAGCACGCCATCGCCATGATGGTATCGCTTGCAAGGCACATTCCGCAGGCAACGGCCTCGATGAAAAGGGGCCAGTGGGAAAAGAAGAAGTACGAAGGCACAGAACTTACCGGGAAAACACTTGGCATACTCGGAGTCGGTAACATCGGAAGTGTAGTTGCAAACAGGGCCCAAGGCCTAAAGATGAACGTCATTGCCTACGACCCGTTCATATCGACGGAGGCAGCCGAGAAGATGGGCATCACGCTCGTATCTCTCATAGAGCTCTACGAGAAGAGCGATTTTCTCTCCATACACGTGCCGCTTCTAAAGGAAACGAAGAACATCGTCAACAAAGAGGCCTTTGACAAGATGAAGAAGGGCGTAAAGCTCATCAACTGCGCCAGAGGCGGAATCGTCAACGAGCAGGACCTTCTAGAGGCCATAAAGAATAAGAAGGTCGCGGCAGCCGCGCTCGACGTGTTCGAGCAGGAACCGCCGCCAAAGGACCACCCGCTGCTTGCTCTCGAAGAGGTAATCATGTCGCCGCATCTTGGCGCATCGACCTTCGAGGCGCAGGAAAACGTCGCAATAGCGGTTGCAGAGCAGATGGTGGACTATCTTACGACCGGAACTGTAAGGAACGCGGTAAACGTGCCAAGCGTATCCGGAGACGTGCTTGCCGCAATCGGGCCGTACATCACCCTTGGCGAGAAGCTTGGAAGCCTGCAGGGCCAACTCCTTAGCGGCGGCATCGAAGAGGTCTCAATTGAGTACGCAGGCGAAGTGGTCGGCCATAACACCGCGCCCATAACAACGGCGGTGCTTAAGGGGCTCCTTAGCTGCGTCATGGAGGACGTGGGCGTAAACCTCGTAAACGCATCGAGCCTTGCAAAGGACAGGAACATCAAAGTAAGCGAAACAAAGAGCTCGAGGGCAATAGACTTCGCAAGCTCCGTAACCATAACCGTAAAGGCTTCCGGCAAGGAGCAACTCGTAGAGGGCGCTCTCTTTGGAAAGTCCGAGCCAAGGCTTGTAAAGCTCGACAAGTTCTTCCTCGACGCCGTGCCAGAAGGTAACCTCCTTATCCTCCATAACGAGGACAAGCCCGGGGTCATCGGAAATGTCGGCACGCTACTTGGCGAGAACAAGGTAAACGTCGCAAGGCTGCACCTTGGAAGGGCAAAGGCCGGCGGAGAAGCGGTAAGTGTATGGAGCATAGACGGCCCGCTCTCAAAGGACGTGTCGGATAAGCTAAAAAAGCTCCCGCACATGATATCGGCAAAGGCAGTAAAACTCTAA
- the hisZ gene encoding ATP phosphoribosyltransferase regulatory subunit: MTNTGKNQAISLPQGVRDILPEEAEKIAKAEAAITAVFRRFKYGRVITPLLEYVDVLSLGIGEQLRNDLLKFIDAQSGRVMAIRPDITPQIARVVATRMKDCPLPLRLYYNENVIRSSNNGGSAKAREVLQIGAELISAEATPEMDAEMVVMAAEAMKKSGIKKFTIDLGDVGFVKKALLRLDISLEEKLVIKEAIAKKDSSTLENTLELLKTKPSPKNKKLFMALPTLYGGADAVKNALSLVKGMSELTESLEYVQSILAIVKKKGYKEYVTVDMGEVRGLDYYTGIIFEGFAANVGEPILSGGRYDTLTAKYGFPAKSTGFAFNMANLVTALDKK, translated from the coding sequence ATGACGAACACCGGAAAAAACCAGGCGATATCGCTTCCGCAGGGCGTACGAGACATACTCCCGGAAGAAGCGGAAAAGATTGCAAAGGCCGAGGCCGCCATTACGGCGGTCTTTCGGCGTTTCAAGTACGGCCGCGTAATAACGCCTTTACTCGAATACGTCGACGTGCTCTCTCTTGGCATCGGAGAGCAGCTAAGAAACGACCTTCTAAAGTTCATAGACGCCCAGAGCGGCCGCGTCATGGCCATAAGGCCCGACATCACGCCGCAAATCGCAAGGGTCGTTGCAACCAGAATGAAGGACTGCCCCCTGCCCCTTCGGCTCTACTATAACGAAAACGTAATCCGTTCCTCAAATAACGGCGGCTCTGCAAAGGCAAGAGAGGTGCTCCAGATAGGCGCGGAGCTCATATCCGCAGAGGCAACGCCCGAGATGGACGCGGAGATGGTAGTCATGGCAGCGGAGGCCATGAAAAAGTCCGGCATCAAGAAGTTCACCATAGACCTTGGCGACGTGGGGTTTGTGAAAAAGGCGCTTTTAAGGCTCGACATCTCTCTTGAGGAAAAGCTCGTCATCAAGGAAGCAATAGCCAAGAAGGACTCCTCGACCCTCGAGAACACGCTCGAGCTTCTTAAGACAAAGCCGTCACCCAAGAATAAAAAGCTTTTCATGGCGCTCCCGACACTCTACGGCGGCGCGGACGCGGTAAAAAACGCCCTCTCGCTCGTAAAGGGCATGAGCGAGCTCACTGAATCTCTCGAGTACGTGCAGTCAATCCTTGCAATAGTGAAGAAAAAGGGCTATAAAGAATACGTAACCGTGGACATGGGCGAGGTCAGAGGATTGGACTACTATACGGGCATAATTTTCGAAGGGTTCGCCGCGAATGTCGGCGAGCCGATCCTTAGCGGCGGACGCTACGACACCCTTACGGCGAAGTACGGGTTCCCGGCCAAATCAACAGGGTTTGCCTTCAACATGGCGAACCTCGTAACAGCGCTCGACAAAAAATAA
- a CDS encoding adenylosuccinate synthase — MAKTKKTSAQKKAAKKSTASATGKTTVKKAVKTSRGASKNVVIIGAQWGDEGKGKIVDILSEKADVVVRYHGGNNAGHTVIVNGEKTILHLIPSGILHKGKKCVIANGVVVDPEVLLKEIDNLKAKGRFNADDLLISKDAHVIMPYHKKLDAAKERLRGSSKIGTTGRGIGPAYEDKVSRCGIRVGDLLNESEFKAKLEANLKEKNQYFKTLLNESGFSTDDIFGAYVEFGRKLKPFIIDASVYINNRIREKKAVLFEGAQGTLLDVDFGTYPFVTSSNTIAGEAAVGSGIGPTLIDKVVGVAKAYATRVGEGPFPTELFEKDGDNLREQGGEYGSTTGRPRRCGWFDAVAVRYAARLNGLSGLIITKMDVLDNIAEIKICTGYKYKNTVLTEFPSEPHILKDCTPVYESFKGWMAPTHGVKDFARLPNLAKQYIKAIEKVTGVPVIIVSVGAERNSVIFREDPFR, encoded by the coding sequence ATGGCGAAGACAAAGAAGACATCCGCCCAGAAAAAGGCGGCCAAAAAAAGCACGGCCTCGGCAACCGGGAAAACAACGGTAAAAAAAGCGGTAAAAACCTCGCGCGGTGCATCGAAGAACGTCGTCATAATCGGCGCGCAGTGGGGCGACGAGGGTAAAGGCAAAATCGTCGACATACTTAGCGAAAAGGCCGATGTGGTGGTACGCTACCACGGCGGCAACAACGCAGGCCACACCGTCATCGTAAACGGCGAAAAGACGATACTCCACCTCATCCCCTCGGGCATACTGCACAAAGGGAAAAAATGCGTCATTGCAAACGGCGTGGTAGTCGACCCCGAGGTGCTACTAAAGGAAATCGACAACCTGAAGGCAAAGGGCCGCTTCAATGCCGACGATTTGCTAATCAGCAAAGACGCGCACGTCATCATGCCCTACCATAAGAAACTCGACGCGGCAAAGGAGAGGCTAAGAGGCTCATCCAAGATCGGCACCACAGGGCGCGGCATAGGCCCGGCATACGAGGACAAGGTATCGAGATGCGGCATACGTGTCGGAGACCTTTTAAACGAGAGCGAGTTCAAGGCAAAGCTCGAAGCAAATCTTAAAGAGAAAAACCAGTACTTCAAAACGCTTCTTAACGAAAGCGGCTTCTCTACCGACGACATCTTCGGGGCGTATGTTGAGTTTGGCAGGAAGCTTAAGCCCTTTATAATAGACGCCTCGGTGTACATCAATAACCGCATCCGCGAGAAGAAGGCGGTCCTATTCGAAGGCGCGCAGGGCACGCTCCTGGACGTTGACTTCGGCACTTACCCGTTCGTCACATCGAGTAACACCATAGCCGGAGAGGCAGCGGTTGGAAGCGGCATCGGCCCCACACTCATAGACAAGGTCGTTGGCGTTGCCAAGGCCTACGCAACAAGGGTCGGAGAAGGCCCCTTCCCAACAGAACTATTCGAAAAGGACGGCGACAACTTAAGGGAACAGGGCGGCGAGTACGGCTCTACAACAGGAAGGCCGAGAAGGTGCGGCTGGTTCGACGCCGTGGCCGTACGCTACGCAGCAAGGCTAAACGGGCTCTCGGGCCTTATCATTACAAAGATGGACGTTCTGGATAATATAGCCGAGATAAAAATCTGCACCGGATACAAGTATAAGAACACCGTTTTGACGGAATTCCCGTCCGAGCCGCACATACTTAAAGACTGCACACCTGTGTACGAGAGCTTCAAGGGGTGGATGGCGCCCACACACGGGGTTAAAGACTTTGCAAGGCTTCCCAACCTCGCAAAGCAGTACATAAAGGCAATCGAAAAAGTAACGGGCGTGCCGGTGATTATCGTATCTGTTGGCGCGGAACGTAATAGTGTCATCTTCCGGGAAGACCCGTTCAGATAG
- a CDS encoding DUF4173 domain-containing protein: MENIREDAQAAPKGTRLLLLMAVVAITDQLLYNYAPKWSSKAYSIAYAGWSAGAFFIVLNAAIAAARWSELKERRSARNLLFTLNAALALSCAIEPSMLTLALSVAGAIALALLPNATGRYFDTESLANNIVKFLPRFFYKLMPDLKRSARESMRGGALKSTVFWVPAALFSITFIMLFAIANPLIESALSRGLTWAWNALVDPFRVFFWLMTAMLCWPLLATEGFRLTEPKGHIFYEEAFADKKGRTLKDKLSCPASLTRALVAFNAIFLVQTAMDCVYLLGNAALPPGFTFAEYAHRGAYILIFTALLAGAFTVLAVKPGSDSSKSALVKKLLSLWIAQNIFLVFTSALRTVLYIEAYSLTLFRVAALVWMGLVAAGLTLLVIRIYKNKSDSWLVNANGAAVLAVLVVSLFVNFRGFIASYNVAHSLEVEGTGLTLDVQYLRKLGPEAIPALTKYIDTAKLTDTKFTETVYARDYLVKELRQTTGSFGTMTVRRRALLAFVTKADTSERRAAVTK; the protein is encoded by the coding sequence ATGGAAAATATCCGCGAAGACGCACAGGCCGCGCCAAAGGGAACGAGGCTGCTGCTGCTTATGGCAGTAGTGGCGATAACCGACCAGCTTCTCTACAACTACGCGCCAAAGTGGAGCTCCAAGGCGTACTCGATTGCCTACGCCGGATGGAGCGCCGGGGCGTTCTTCATAGTACTTAACGCCGCAATCGCAGCTGCCAGGTGGAGCGAGCTAAAAGAACGCCGCAGCGCGCGTAACCTGCTCTTTACGCTAAACGCAGCGCTTGCCCTCTCATGCGCTATCGAGCCGTCCATGCTGACGCTCGCGCTCTCAGTGGCAGGGGCAATAGCGCTGGCGCTACTTCCAAACGCAACAGGCAGGTACTTCGACACCGAGTCGCTTGCAAACAACATCGTAAAGTTCCTGCCCCGCTTCTTTTACAAGCTTATGCCGGACTTAAAGCGCAGCGCGAGAGAAAGTATGCGCGGCGGCGCGCTTAAGTCCACTGTGTTCTGGGTGCCTGCGGCCCTTTTTTCGATTACCTTCATAATGCTATTTGCAATAGCCAACCCGCTAATCGAGAGCGCGCTGTCGCGCGGCCTCACGTGGGCGTGGAACGCGCTCGTGGACCCGTTCAGGGTGTTTTTCTGGCTTATGACCGCCATGCTCTGCTGGCCGCTCCTTGCTACCGAAGGGTTCAGGCTCACGGAGCCGAAGGGCCACATATTCTACGAAGAAGCGTTCGCGGACAAAAAAGGCAGGACGCTAAAGGACAAGCTCTCCTGCCCTGCCTCTCTTACGCGCGCCCTGGTTGCATTCAACGCCATATTCCTCGTTCAGACGGCCATGGACTGCGTCTACCTGCTTGGCAACGCAGCGCTTCCCCCGGGCTTTACATTCGCCGAATACGCGCACAGAGGCGCGTACATTCTCATATTCACAGCGCTCCTTGCCGGAGCGTTCACAGTGCTTGCTGTAAAGCCCGGAAGCGATTCATCCAAGTCCGCGCTCGTTAAGAAACTCCTCTCTCTCTGGATAGCGCAGAATATATTTCTCGTGTTCACATCCGCGCTAAGGACAGTGCTCTATATAGAAGCGTACTCGCTAACTCTCTTTCGCGTGGCCGCGCTCGTGTGGATGGGGCTTGTTGCAGCGGGCCTTACTCTCCTCGTCATACGCATATACAAGAACAAGTCCGACTCATGGCTCGTCAATGCCAACGGCGCTGCAGTTCTTGCTGTGCTGGTGGTATCACTCTTTGTAAACTTTCGCGGCTTTATCGCCTCGTATAACGTCGCGCACAGCCTCGAGGTCGAGGGCACAGGGCTGACACTCGACGTGCAGTACCTAAGAAAGCTCGGCCCGGAGGCAATACCGGCGCTGACAAAGTACATAGATACGGCAAAGCTTACGGACACTAAATTCACCGAGACTGTCTACGCAAGAGACTATCTCGTAAAAGAATTACGGCAAACGACCGGCAGCTTCGGCACCATGACAGTGAGGCGAAGAGCCCTGCTCGCATTCGTCACAAAGGCCGATACTTCCGAGAGGCGCGCCGCTGTCACAAAATAA
- a CDS encoding response regulator transcription factor produces the protein MPHTVLIADDDPHIREVARFALEKAGLRAISAEDGAEAISLFTREKPSLVILDVMMPEKDGLEVCREIRKRSSVPILFLSSRSDEIDRVVGLELGGDDYVTKPFSPRELVARVNAILKRASGAALTPKEERLRHGSLTLDTEGRTALWKKTPIELTATEFSLLLTLMQRPGKVFSRDNLMDLVYKNDVHVNDRTIDSHVRHVRAKFEEAGAKDIIETMRGVGYRIGGCE, from the coding sequence ATGCCGCACACCGTGCTCATAGCAGACGACGACCCGCACATAAGAGAAGTGGCGCGCTTTGCCCTTGAAAAGGCCGGGCTTCGCGCGATATCTGCCGAGGACGGGGCAGAGGCCATCTCTCTCTTTACGCGCGAGAAGCCCTCGCTCGTAATACTCGACGTAATGATGCCCGAAAAAGACGGCCTCGAGGTGTGCAGAGAAATACGTAAAAGGTCGTCCGTGCCGATACTGTTTCTCTCATCGCGCTCCGATGAAATAGACCGCGTCGTGGGGCTTGAGCTTGGCGGCGACGACTACGTAACAAAGCCGTTTAGCCCGAGGGAACTGGTTGCGCGCGTAAACGCAATACTAAAGCGCGCCTCTGGGGCCGCGCTTACACCAAAAGAGGAACGCCTAAGGCACGGCAGCTTAACACTCGACACCGAGGGAAGGACCGCGCTCTGGAAGAAAACTCCAATCGAGCTTACTGCAACCGAGTTCTCTCTTCTTTTGACCCTCATGCAGCGGCCGGGAAAAGTATTTTCACGGGACAACCTGATGGACTTGGTGTATAAGAACGACGTGCACGTAAACGACAGGACCATCGACAGCCACGTGCGCCACGTAAGGGCAAAGTTCGAAGAGGCCGGGGCAAAGGACATAATCGAGACCATGCGCGGCGTCGGGTACCGCATAGGCGGCTGCGAATGA
- a CDS encoding HAMP domain-containing histidine kinase, translating into MKKGIFSIKGMLLLVNAAVLAVPVAVIYSARIYDGELIRRTEAELIAQSAFIEAAYKQAAAKHIKNFSTYGRPNLAPAGVIETEKGALTPVNPQIDLASAAILEDRAAANPGVKADARAILIGKDISPILTEAQKKTLAGIRVLDYNGTVVAGRDELGLSLSGIEEVDKALTGSFTSVLRKRNSDGPKPALSSVSRRTAVRVFTAMPITVDNRVIGAVYMSRTPESLSKTLYSQLNTFFYAAILAIALTLLIWFASAYAITRPLESLIAQAEAVMRSQTPPPLRSPAPLEIELISESMIRMAEAVEKRASYIRDFAVRVSHEFKTPTASTLATVELLKEHMEEMSKEEKEKFLEMIRLDAKRLERLTEKLTELARADMLKPKDESSDASALFALIKTKYEGMGVAFEFRPASHGMSIPAATEMLETIFINLIDNAIANEAAAIRIAAANNGSTVTLTTSDNGRGISEANLEHVFEPFFTTGRKTGGTGLGLTIVKSIVDAHGGTISAQSTPGAETTFSITLPKRPS; encoded by the coding sequence ATGAAAAAAGGGATATTTAGCATCAAAGGCATGCTCCTTCTCGTTAATGCCGCGGTACTTGCCGTGCCCGTAGCGGTAATATACTCTGCGCGCATCTACGACGGCGAGCTTATCAGAAGGACCGAGGCAGAGCTCATTGCCCAGTCCGCGTTCATCGAGGCGGCGTATAAGCAGGCCGCAGCAAAGCATATAAAGAACTTTTCAACTTACGGCAGGCCAAACCTCGCGCCAGCAGGCGTCATAGAAACGGAAAAAGGCGCGCTCACCCCCGTTAACCCGCAAATAGACCTTGCAAGTGCTGCGATACTCGAAGACCGCGCGGCCGCAAACCCGGGAGTAAAGGCCGACGCGCGCGCTATCTTGATAGGCAAAGACATTTCTCCAATCCTTACCGAGGCGCAGAAGAAAACCCTTGCCGGCATACGCGTGCTCGATTATAACGGCACGGTCGTTGCCGGAAGAGACGAACTCGGGCTCTCGCTCTCTGGCATCGAAGAGGTGGACAAAGCCCTTACCGGCTCCTTCACAAGCGTTCTAAGAAAAAGAAACTCGGACGGCCCGAAGCCAGCCCTCTCCTCCGTAAGCAGAAGGACCGCGGTGCGCGTATTCACCGCAATGCCGATAACGGTAGACAACCGCGTCATCGGTGCCGTGTACATGTCGAGGACGCCGGAGAGCTTATCAAAAACGCTTTATTCGCAGTTGAACACGTTTTTCTACGCAGCTATTCTCGCAATCGCCCTTACGCTCCTTATATGGTTCGCGTCCGCGTACGCCATAACGAGGCCGCTTGAGTCCCTCATAGCGCAGGCCGAGGCTGTCATGCGCTCTCAAACGCCGCCGCCGCTTAGAAGCCCGGCGCCTTTGGAAATAGAGCTTATCTCAGAGAGCATGATAAGGATGGCCGAGGCGGTCGAAAAAAGGGCCTCTTACATAAGGGACTTTGCCGTGCGCGTCTCTCACGAATTCAAGACGCCCACTGCCTCGACACTTGCAACGGTCGAGCTCTTAAAAGAGCACATGGAGGAGATGAGCAAAGAGGAGAAAGAAAAATTCCTCGAGATGATACGGCTGGATGCAAAGCGCCTTGAAAGGCTAACCGAAAAGCTAACAGAGCTTGCCAGGGCCGATATGCTAAAGCCAAAGGACGAGTCTTCCGATGCATCCGCCCTCTTCGCCCTTATAAAAACAAAGTACGAAGGCATGGGTGTTGCCTTCGAATTCCGTCCGGCGTCGCATGGCATGAGCATCCCTGCGGCCACGGAGATGCTCGAGACGATATTCATCAACCTCATAGACAACGCAATAGCAAACGAGGCGGCTGCTATCAGGATAGCAGCCGCCAATAACGGCAGCACTGTCACGCTTACCACGAGCGATAACGGCAGGGGCATAAGCGAAGCGAACCTTGAACACGTATTCGAGCCCTTCTTTACAACAGGCAGAAAGACCGGGGGCACGGGGCTTGGGCTCACTATAGTCAAATCAATCGTGGATGCGCACGGCGGCACCATAAGCGCACAGAGCACACCCGGGGCCGAGACAACCTTCTCCATAACGCTTCCCAAAAGGCCTTCATAA